The Nitrosomonas sp. PY1 genomic sequence CAAATCAATCGGACCTAAGCCCATTATCAGCACGGACATCGCCAAAGGTACGTTATTTGTAAAACCGAATGGAACTGGCACGACCTGTTCGCTAGCACTTCCATGTGATATTTGGAATGCTGTGCTGAAAGCAAAGGCTGGGGATGTGGTATTCTTACGAGGTGGTACCTATAGTCTTTACAAAAACCTAAGACTCTCGAATACCGGCACGGCCACAGCACCTGTAATATATGAAAATTATCCGGGAGAACTAGCGGTATTTGATGGAAGCCAACATGCAAAGGGCACAAATATCTACATAGGTGTTAATGGTCGATTTGTACATGTACGCGGAATTGAGATTAAGAATATGCCTGTTAAAGGGATTTGGGTTAACGGATCAGACAATTTAGTGGACGGTGTGTATGCGCATCATAATGGTCTAAGCGGTATTCAAATTACGACCTACGGGGATGGTACTGGAGGTGCGAGAAATACCATTCGTAACAGTACTTCAGCTTACAATTCTGGGGTTGGCATTTATGATTCCATGTATAGCAACGGAGGAAACTCTGACGGTATTGCGGTTTCCACCGGAATAGACAACCGCATTGAGAATTGCTTGGTGCATCACAACTCTGATGATGGTATCGATACCTGGATGTCAGTCAATACCTATGTCGGATATAGCATCGCGCATTCAAACGGTGCGGGTGACGGGGATGGCAATGGCATTAAAGGTGGCGGTGTTTATCCAAGTGCCAATACAGTTGTTGATCATAATATTGCTTATTCCAATAGAGCCAGAGGTTTTACGAACAATGCCGGTGTCAACGTTAGGTTTACCCATAATACTTCATGGAATAATAAGATGGCCGCTTTTGCTTTTGATCCCCATACCATTGTTGATAAAAATATTGCGGTGGCAAATGTTATAAAATGGGGTACTGGTATTGAGCAAGATAACTCATGGCAGCGCGCTGGAAACGTTGTTTTTGTCAGCACAGACAGCGGCTCAGCAGACTTTCTAAAACCCGCCATTAATGGAGAATTCGAAGATATCGGAGCTCTGGTCAACGCTGAAATTTATCGCCCTGCACAAACCCCTGATCTTGTTATCTCACAAATTTCATATAGTAACGGTATCTTTACTGCCATAGTGAAAAATCAAGGCACAGGGGATGTTCCTTCAGGTATTACCATTGGTGTTGGATATTTTGTTGATGGTCAATGGAAAACATGGGGAGGAGTATGGGGCCCTTTAGCTGCAGGTGAATCAGTTACGATAGGCACAAAAGGAGGCTCTTACGTAATCCCCAGCGGAACACACACAATCACAGCTTATACCGATGATCAGAATAAAATTCCAGAATCGAATGAAAATAATAACAAGCTTTCAAAAACACTCACGTTACCCTGATGTCTAGGAAATACATCCAGTGAGATAGCATCAAAAAAAGGAATTGGGAAGGATTTTCATACGCAACAATTCTACGGCATATGAAGATACTTCCCTTTCTCAATATAACTATCAGAGTCATTTTCCTGTCGAGTATGAAATGGGTTATTATTTTTCCCTAGTGCAGTTACTTCAAATGTCAAAGCCTGTGGACCTAAACTGCGTCGATCTACTTGTCGCGATTCCCCAAAAGGACTTCCATTACTATAAACCCTGAGATCGGAATCTCTATTACGCGCACAAAGACGACGCAATAGAATACCTTGCTTTTCCTCTAAACTAAGCTGTAACGACGAAATCCTCTGATTTAGTTTATCCTCCGAAAGATAGTCATCTTTAGTAAGCCAAATATTAAGCGTAATGGCAAAATGCTTGCCGAAATCACGACGCACTGATAATTGTTCAAACACTCTTATGGAAAAATTAGAATTAGAGCCCAATTCTTCATTCATTATTCTTGCCATCTTTTCGGTTTCATTCGCAGTAAAAAAACCAGAGAAAGTTCCATCACTTGCTGCCGGTGCGCGCCCCAACCGTGTTCTAAGTAAAATACGCAGAAAACGCACCATAGATATAAATCGCCATGGATGCAATGTTAGATAGAGATAGCCCGAAAACATTAAAACAAAACCCAGTAGCATCCAATTTTCACTAACACCAAAATACAATCCCAATAAGCCTATTAACCCGAAGAAAATATGTAAAATTACAATAAGAGCAATAATTTCCGTAACAAAGAAACCTGACTTTAAGAATAAATGATGCAAATGCAAATGATCCGGCATAAAAGGTGATTTTCCCAGAAACATTCTACGCAACATAACACTAACGGTGTCCAAAAGAGGAATAGCAAAGAGCCATGTCGCAGTGATTGGAGTCATTGCCGGTGTTGGACCCTGTGAAAGATCAACAAGCAGCCAACATAGCACTAACCCGACAAGCATGCTACCGTTATCACCCAGAAAAACGCGCGCACTACGCTTTGAAGCATAGCGCAGGTTGTGATACAAAAATCCCGACAAACCACCTGAGAGTGCGCAAACCAGTAAAAGATCATCCTGATTACCGGCTTGAAATGCCACAATCCCTATTAGTACTAAGCTTGCTAGAGAAATAGATCCCGATAATCCATCCATACCATCAATCATGTTGATCGCATTGATTCCACCGATTAATGCAATTACAGTAAAAATTACTGCAATCCAGTGAGGTAATTGAAGAAGCTCATCTGAAAATAAATGGCCGAGTGAATGAATAACCCGTGCTTATCCGGTTGTCTCCCAAGCCCACTACCGGTAGTATGTTGAGCATCTGCGCCAACCTGAGGTGGTCATGGTTATCGACGTGCTTGAGCGAGACGATTTGCCGTTCCCTCGCTCGCTTCCTGATTTTCAGCGACTGTTCCCGAACGAAGCGGCCTGCGCGGCCTATCTTGAGCGCGCCCGATGGAGCGACGGATTCGTTTGTGACTACTGCGGCACACTCGGAGAGCCTTATCGCTTCGCCAATCGCCCCAGCGTTTGTCGGTGCCGTCACTGCAACCGAGACACGAGCCTCACTGCGGGCACCGTCATGGAACGCACCCACACACCTCTCTCCGTATGGTTCTGGGCAGCCTACTTGGTTGCCAGCCAAACACCCGGTATGTCTGCTGCCCAATTCCAGCGGCAACTCGGGCTGTCGCGTTATGAGACTGCTTTCCAGATTCTCCACAAACTGCGGGTCGGCATGGTGCGTCCCGACCAAGATCGGATTGGTGGCAACCCCTTCGATGCCGTCGAGGCCGATGAAACCTACGTCGGAGGACGTACTCGCGGCAAGGGTCGAGGCGTTCACGACATGGTTCTCGTCGCCGGTGCGGTCGAGGTTAAACAGCGCAAGCACGGTGGCAGCCTCAATAAGCGGAGGACTGGGCGTTACGCCGGACGTGTTCGGCTCGCTGTGGTGCCAGACCGCAGTGCCAAATCGTTGGGCGGTTTCATTGAGCGCGTCGTTACGCCAGGCGCCACCATCATTACCGATGACTGGAGCGGCTACGCGGCGCTTGAAAAGCGAGGGTATCTTCATACCGCCGTTGCGGAACGTGGCGACATGCAAGTTGCCGAAACTTTTCTGCCCATCATTCACCTCGTGTTCTCCAATCTCAAAACATGGTTACGTGGCATTCACCACGGCGTCAGCCCGCAACACCTGCAAGCCTATCTCAACGAATTCACGTTTCGATTCAACCGCCGTTTCTACCCTTTCAACGCATTCCGTTCCCTGCTTGGCATTGCTGGTGATGTCACTGCGCCGACGTATGCTGAACTTTATACAAAAAAATCACGGCCCACTACTACATCTAGCTACCTTGGGAGTTAACCGGATAAGCACGGAATAACCATATCTCCATTCATAACTATAACGAGCGCAACGCCACCTTGCACAACAAAGCGAAATTTATAAGAAAGCCTAATCGTATCGTCTATAAACCCAGTGACAAATAAAATGGTCGCACAAATACCCAACACTATCCATTTAGATGAAGTTTCGGCTTCTATCGGATAAAATACCAGCAACACAAATAATAAAACCGTCAATAATCCTATACCACCGACAAAAGGGGTATTTGCCTCATGAAGCTTATGCCCGTCTCCGGGACGATCCACTATTCTAAAGATGCCTACAAGATGAGTAGCGACATGAATAGTTATCGCAGATGTAATTGAGCAAAATAGAAATAGTGAAAACAATTCCAGAACACCAAGATTGTCCATATTCATTTCAGTGCTTCCCTTTTTATTAAGGTAAAGATTTTATGATTTTTTCTTGTTTAAGGAAATCTTTTCAATATTCACTAACAGGCCCCTCTTACTTTAAACATAAGAAATTGATTAATATAATATATATTTGACGCTCTCAAAGAAACATGATGAACACCAGAGCTTGAGTAGCATAATTGAATATTATTAATATTTAGTGACTTCTTTACTTCTGATAATTTCAATTTGAAGATACTCATTTCATTCAATACGTAATGATTTTTTTGAAAAAATTTAAGACTCGATTCTGAGTCGAATGGAAAAACATGGGGCTTTCTTTGGCAGTAACTTCAACGCAACTCTTATCACACAGAATGTGATCAATTAATTTCATTTAAATTCCAATTAACAATGATAGTTGCATTATTAAGATGCACGATAGTAAATTTGGTCTAACAAAATACGACGAGTTACCTGAAAACGAATCATAGTAAAAAAAGAATACAAATTAGAAAAACAAAACAAAACAAATCGGAATCCTACCAGAATTTTTACACATAAGATCCCTAAGGAACCTGAAAAACACAAACGCAAACCTATGATTTGTGTTTTTCCACGAATACGTTTAGTCTTTCGTCGTAAAAATATCTATTTGTGAGCGTGCGTATTGCAATAGCCGTGCAATCGGCAGTTTTGAATCAATATCTTCACTCAACTGATTCAGTAACTGTTGTTTAGCTTTGCCAACAACAACTAATGCAATGTGGTTGCTTTGCCCTAATAAGGGTAGTGAGAGACTCACTCGAAGCGATGGAGCAATAGGAGGAGCAACGGCCACACAATGCTGCGTTGCGAGCAAATCGAAATGCATGCCGGGAAATAGAGAAGCAATATGCCCATCTTTGCCCATCCCCAAAACTGTGAGACTGGATGGTTTCGGTAGCTTGCTCAAGCGTTGATTGATAGTCTTTACCGCAGTAAAAGGATTATCGTGATCTGTCTTAAGGCCAATAAAAGATGTGTTTTGGGGTAAATAATTCAGAAAATGCTTTTTCACCAGATTCTCATTGGATTGCTCATCGGTTACATCGACCCAGCGCTCATCGCTGAGTGTAATGACAATCCGTTCCCAAGATAAAGAACGTTTTGCTAAATTAGGCAGATATTCGCGTGGTGTATTCCCGCCAGGCACAACGAGGGAAGCAAGCGATTTTTCTCGAAGTGCTCCTTCCAAAACATCACTGGCATACTCAGCAAAAGCTTCACTCAGCTGTTTCATGCTAGAAAAATCGTGCCGTTGCGGTGAAAATTTCATCTTTATTTTTCAGATAACCAACTCACGTAAATCTGGAACAGTTTCAACATGCGCCGGAAAAGGACTAAGCTCCCCTGGAAAAACGCGCCCCAGAAAAACGGTGTTGTTCGCCGCAGCGCCCTCATAATCCGTCATGGCATCACCGATTACAAGCACGTTCTTAGGGTGAAGCGCATGCTTAATTAAAATTTCCGCAATAATATTTTTTTTTGATTCTGGTGAACCACGTACTTCTTTGAAATAAGAATTCAGCCCGCGGCGCTCTACGATAACCTTTAATTCATTTTCTGGTGTACCAGAAGCAATAAATAATGGAATTTTCTTGGCTTGCTGCCTTATTAGCTCGATTGCTCCCGGAACGCCCTCGGCTGCAATGACTGCTTCAACAACTAATTCAGAAAAACGACTATCCAGTTGTTTTTCTTCGACTTCTGTAAGGGGGGGCTTATTAAGATAGTATTCTTGGAAGTATCTAAATTTATGATAGCGCGATACGCCACCGTTTTGCATGTGAAACTCCACTACTTTGGTAACGATATCTTCACCATAGGATCGATACAAGTTTGCAAAAGCCTGTGTTTTGATTTTACCCGATTCCACCACCACGCCATCAAAATCAAAAATAATTGCCTGCCAGTCGAAACGCTGCATGCTCATGACTAAGCCTTATTATCTGTCAGGCTTGGTAATGAATCATCAGATTCATCCCCATGATGCAATTCCTGATGAATTTCGCGTAAGCAGTCCAATAAACCCTGACCAAGGTCAACATGCTCATTCAACACTAACTTACGACCAATACGCGGATGAAAAGTATACGGTGTGATCTCGTAATGATGCACCACATTAGCTTCATCAAAATGCAGTTCTACCGACCACGGCAGGATTTCCGAAATCATCGTCATAACATCCTTGATACGCATTTTCTCTTGCCCGGTCAATATTAGGTGCCGATTAGCAAATTCAGGCGCCAAGACTTGTACACTCATACGAGCAGCATCTTCCACATGAATGTATTCACGCATGGCCTCACCACTGCCTTTGTAAGTAATTGAGTGATTTTTAACCGCTTCAAACAGCATACGGTAAATACCGTTACGCTTATCGGCGCGCCTTCCATACAAGGAACCGTAGCGCAGTATGTTGTAATCCAAACCGTAACGTTCGTGATAAGTTTCCGTGAAACGTTCGGCAGCTTGTTTACTGGCTCGATAAAATGAACCGGACTCAGAATACACATACACGCTGCTGGCAAATACAAATCGACGCGCACCAGCAATGCGAGCGGCTTCTAATACATGCATATTACCCAAAACATTAATAGTTACAGTAGGAATCGGCTTGTTGTGCGCTTCGTCAATATCTGCAATGGCGGCAAAATTATAAACAATAGAACAATCTTTTGCGGCCTCGATCACTTGATCAAGATCCATAATATCGCCGATAATCATTTCCTGATCAGGCTTTAGATAGGGTGATGCACTACGATCAAAAAGCCGCACTTGATAACCCGCGGCAGACAAAACGTCAGCCACATGACTCCCCAGAAAACCGCTAGCGCCGAATACAATGACTCGCTCGTTAGCTATCATTTTATTGCTCATTGAATAGCACTCATTTTAATGAGCTCCTGGAAAAGATTTTCTGCAGCTTCAATTTCCATACGTTGCCGGGATTCTCGAGCAAGTGAACCGACATGCGAGGTCAAGATAATATTATTGCAATTATTCAATTCACCTGTGTAAGGTTCTTGCTCAAATGTATCTAACGCAGCCGCGCTAACTCTGCCACTATTGAGCGCTTCAGCCAATGCGCACTCATCAATGAGTCCTCCTCGTGCCGCATTGATAATCATTGCTTCGGGTTTCAATGACGCGAACGCTTTTTTGTCGAGCAAATGGTGTGTTTGCGGCGTATAGGGCAGATGTAAAGTAATGATATCCGCAGAGCTCAGTAACTCCTCTAACGATACCAATGCGATCCCCTGCGGTACCTGTGTAACAAATGAATCATGTGCGATCACCTTGGCCTCAAAAGCCTGGCACAGCTTAGCAACACGGCGACCAATATGACCAATACCAACAATACCCACTGTTTGTGCCGCTAGCAATCGGCCTTGTAGCCTTGGCCATTCGCCTTTACGCACCACCTGATCGATCGAATTGATTTGTCGCAATAACGACAACATCAACCCCATGGTAAGCTCTGCAACAGCCTGAGCTGGTGCTTCTGGCGTGTTCAACACAGCAATTCCGTGTTTCTGTGCAGCATTCAGATCAACACTATCCAATCCAGCACCACAACGAGAAACAACCTTGAGTGTCGGGGTTGCTTGAAAAACACGCTCAGTCAGCGGTTCGATACCGGCAATCAAGCCAATTGCTTCACCATGCAGCAATTCGATGATCTCATCTTCCGACAGTTTACGTCGGTGCGGATTGGTGACAATGCGAAAACCTTTTTGTATCAGTTGCTGCAATGGTAAATTATGATCGATATCGAACGAAGAAGTAGAAATAACCAGTGTTTTCATCATTTTTTCAGTGTTGCGCGAATACTCTGTAAATGTGTTCGGCAAATCGAATCCAAAATCCGGATATCCAGACTGTAACCAAGAAAATTAAACCCCGCTTGAATACGTTGCTGTAGCGCTTGTGGATCTGGTTCAATAACATGAATACCCCCCGCTTTTTTGGCGCGATGCCCCGCTTGCATAACCTGAGTAATCGCTGCCTGCACATCGGGATGATTAAGATCGCCTGGCCGCCCCATCGAGCCCGACAAGTCATAAGGTCCAATGATATATCCATCCACGCCGGGCACAGCAAGAATGTCATCAATCGCTTTGACTGCATCGACATGCTCGATCATGACAATAACAACCGCATTATCCTCCAACCATTGTCGATAAGATTGAAAGCTATTGCCATAACCCTGTGCGCGAGCCAAGCCGACACCGCGCTGCCCACGTGGCGGATAATATACACCACTGACAGCAGCCTCAGCATCTGCGGCGGATTTAATCATAGGTACCATGACGCCAGTAGCGCCGGCATCCATAACACGTTTGATCAAATCCGGATGATTAGAAGTCAAGCGCACGATAGCTGGGCACTGCTTGCCATCAAGCGCCTGAATGAGCGCCTGCACTTCGCTCAGTTCGAGCACGCTATGCTCCGTATCTAGTACTATCCAGTCAAAACCGGCCGCAGCCATAATCTCGGCGATCGAAGAATGTCCTAACGTAACCCAAGACCCTATTGTCAACTCGGATCGATTCAAGCGTGATTTTAGTGACGACATAGAAGGCTCCAAAAAACTAATATTGCGATAACAAAGGGTCACCACTCATAAGCTTCTCGACTTTCTGTAAATCTGCCAGAGTATCGACCGCTTGCGTGTTAAACTCGGTATGAACCATTTTAACCGAAAGACCATGTTCTAATAAACGCAGCATATCAATAGATTCAAGCTGCTCCAATGGGGTCGGCGACAAGTTTGTATATTGAAACAATACCTCTCGGCGGAATGGAATGATGCACACTTGTTTGTAGACCTCTGTACTGGCGAAACCCGATTTCGCCAATGATGGAATTGGACGGCGAGACATATACAGTGCATCGTTCTGTCTATTCATGACCACTTTAATCGTATTGAAATCCATGTAATCCGCTTCGTTATCAATTTTACATACCAAATTTACGCAACCCAATTCAGGATCGTTTCCAAATGGTGCAATCGCCGCGTCAATCATATCTGGATGCGTCATGGGTTCATCGCCTTGCACCATCACAATCAAATCCGCCTCCAATTTTTCAACGGCTTCAGCAACGCGATCACTGGCGCGTTCATGCGTATCAGCTGTCATGATCACTTGCGCGCCGAACTCCTGTGCAACTTGGCGAATTTCTTCATCGCATGTGGCAATATACGTTGCATTCAAGGATTTGCTCATTGCAACTCGTTTATAGATATGCTCAATCATGGGGCGCCCCAAAATCTTGGCAATTGGTTTTCCTGGGAAACGCGAAGAACCCATACGGGCAGGTATGACAGCAATTGTTTTCATGAGAATAAAGTACGAAGAATGTGTGAGAATACAAAAAATTGAACCAAAATAATTTCAGGAATTATCAGGTTTTTCCCCCGGTTTGAGCAATAACTTTATTAAGAATGCTGTCAATTTTTCATAAGTTCATGCTACCGATAACACGATCGTCATAACAGCGTCATGAAAATCATGACTCATCCATAGCGCTCTAGATCATTCCTATAAGGAATCATCTATCTTTCGGCACCTCTCTCGGTTTTCCTTGGTTATCAACCGCCACATAAGTCAGTACTGCCTCTGTAACCTTGATGCACACCTCGCTGGCACCTTCACGTACGCCTCGCTGCGCATACACTTCAACGCTTACGGTAATTGACGTGCGACCTATCTTTTGAATATCCGCATAGAAGCTGACAATATCACCCACAAAAACAGGTTGCCTAAATACGAAGGAATTGACCGAGATCGTTACTACCCGACCGCAAGCCCGTCGAATTGCAGGAATAGTTCCTGCCGTATCGACCTGAGACATAATCCAGCCACCGAAAATGTCTCCCGCAGCGTTAGTATTCGCTGGCATCGGTACAGTACGCAAAACGGGTTGTTTATCGGGTAAACATACATGCAATGATGAGTCGGTCATAGTATTATAAATATCAGTTAGTTAGTTTGTCGAAAAACACCCTAGGTATAAGCAATTTGAGCCAAAAACCACCTCAACCTCAGATAAAAGCTACTTTGCTATCCTGATACATTTGGCATTTTGCTATTAATGTTCAGCACCTTTATTTTGCGCGTCTAGCCTAGGATTAGAGGATAGATTGATTTGCAATAAGCTGAAATTTTACCATGCCAAACTCTTTCTGTGCTTGCATCGGTGCAATCCTGCTTTCGGTCAAGATACAAATCCGATATGCTAAACTAGACATTAGAGAGTAGTATATTTTCCACGCCTATCAATAGGATAAAGATAGAATAGATTTTGTTTTAGTTATACACAAGGAGAATAAAAATGAAAAAGATTTTGATTTTAGCTATGCTTCTTTTGTCTTATCCAGCGCTAGCACAACCGTTTATCGTAGACGCAGAAACGGGTGAATACTTAAGCAACATGGGTGTTGATGTGATGAATCCCAACTCGACAAACGATCCAATGGAGCAATACAATAATCCAACACCTCCAGATCCGATAAGCAATCCGATGGATAATTACGACACCCCCATGCTCCCTGGAAACACAGAGAACCCTTACGGCAGCGACAGCGATTACAGCCCTAGCTCAAAAGGCTACTATCGGTGATAGTATAAATTCTCCACCTATATATTCCCCAATCGTAAAGAAGATTTGTATCTGATTTATCGATTATTTACAGATCACAATTAGAGAATATGTAATGAAATAGTCTATTGGGATTTGTGCTCTGAATGCTAACAAGCAGAAAGATGCACCAAATGAAAGAGCCGCTATATGTGGCTCTTTTTATTTCTAAAATATAGTGCGTAAAATATGCGCAGCAAATTCAAAAAACAACTCGCCCATTAATTGACTCCGCATTCATCATTTGAAATGAAATCGTTATTTGAGATTGCTGAAGAATGCCTATTGGTCAGCGATATTCAGCGAAAAATTCACTTAACCCAACAAGCTTTTCAACTATGGCAAAACAATCAGTTATCGCCTGATTCGATGCTCCCACCCAGAGCTATTACTCAGCCAGGTCTTCCCAACAAACCTACCCTGGTAGCACCCGGTAAAGTACCGAGAAGACATTTAGGGACGCGAACTGGGCTAATTGCGCTGATTCACGCTATCGCCCATATCGAATTCAATGCAATTAATCTCGCCTGGGATGCGGTGTATCGTTTCCGCGGTCTACCCAAACCGTATTATCACGACTGGATTCAAATTGCCACGGAAGAAGCTCAGCATTTTCAGTTATTGCATCAACGATTGCTCGAACTCGGTAGCGATTATGGTTTATTGCCGGCTCACAATGGATTGTGGGATATGGCAATGCGCACAGCATCTGATCCGATGGTACGTATGGCGCTAGTACCGAGGGTTTTGGAAGCACGGGGATTAGATGTGACACCCCAAATGATCCAAAAGCTGCAACAAGTAGGCGACAAAAAAACAGCCACCATCCTTGAAGTCATTTTACGCGATGAAATCGGGCATGTGGCAATTGGATCACATTGGTTTAAGTACTTCTGCGAACAACGTGGATTAGATTCCGAACAAACTTTCCGCGAATTGCTTGATCGTTATTTCACCGGACAAATTGTCGGTCCGTTTGATTATCAAATCAGAATGCAGGCTGGTTTCAGTTTGAATGAGTTAAATACTCTGCAAAGTATCGCCAAGTCGAAGGAAAAACCACTCGGCACAACAATGACTTAACAATATTATTTTGAACGCTCAAAGCGATAAAAAGCTAGCATACCCATCAAATTTGGCAAGATGTGTACAGGGCTGTAATTACTCATGACACGACGTTCGATAATACGCGCATTGCACCGACGGCAAAGCTTCTCGAAATCATTCAAGGTGCACAAATGAATATTCGGTGTGTCATACCAGTGGTACGGTAACGCTTTTGATATGGGCATTCTACCCAAAACAACTTGTAAGCGATTGCGCCAGTAACCAAAATTTGGAAAAGAGACAATCCCCTGTTTTCCGACGCGCAACATTTCCTGAATAATATCCTCAGTATGGCGCATTGCCTGCA encodes the following:
- a CDS encoding ferritin-like domain-containing protein, whose protein sequence is MKSLFEIAEECLLVSDIQRKIHLTQQAFQLWQNNQLSPDSMLPPRAITQPGLPNKPTLVAPGKVPRRHLGTRTGLIALIHAIAHIEFNAINLAWDAVYRFRGLPKPYYHDWIQIATEEAQHFQLLHQRLLELGSDYGLLPAHNGLWDMAMRTASDPMVRMALVPRVLEARGLDVTPQMIQKLQQVGDKKTATILEVILRDEIGHVAIGSHWFKYFCEQRGLDSEQTFRELLDRYFTGQIVGPFDYQIRMQAGFSLNELNTLQSIAKSKEKPLGTTMT
- the metW gene encoding methionine biosynthesis protein MetW — its product is MNDTHSLSVVALRPDLAAIAEWIQPGKKVLDLGCGDGSLLRYLRESRNVFGYGVEINDKNLLSCFYNGINVIQNDLESGLSSFESDSFDYVILSQTLQAMRHTEDIIQEMLRVGKQGIVSFPNFGYWRNRLQVVLGRMPISKALPYHWYDTPNIHLCTLNDFEKLCRRCNARIIERRVMSNYSPVHILPNLMGMLAFYRFERSK